A genome region from Schlesneria paludicola DSM 18645 includes the following:
- a CDS encoding ExeA family protein, protein MYEASFGLKRRPFAATPDASCFLSAGPIQGALDELVVCVEQGQGIAVLTAPAGTGKTLLCERLRSELDERYETVFLRHASFLTRRALLQTVLCELNHAYHHPSEQELRLELFPAIRALQPKREALVLICDEAHQLTDSLLEELRILADFAEHGRPLVRLVLVGQLSLEEKLAQPSMEAINQRIRAHVSVSPFDHAGSLDYIDYRLTWAGGRTEEVFTPEALDLIARASDGIPRCINQLADHSLLLAFVAEQHPAEADLVREALNDLRQLPLHWNEVPQSLGSADHVERIDHSSEFQPAPYSISRESTGYLADSTSNPMTYSYEPEFNGSSTSETHEHETPVPRPVPEALEILESLAAHEISSVEVGSEDWRQTIEAFTPRTTDMDLDDMLAELASSEPDGEIDEEFEAKLSRRLQFHDLLQDAYEAAAEAKMKSSSADIDSVVEFVESVDHSPISQSEQTREVAHASIGQTPAAPVNIAPPTSSFQEEMIVDRYASIDAGFAPPPVSFPDTPSLADVRTEPVFSKEVSQFERPAAEPVNQLHLAEESSTAITGAEEVDAEPQFVDHEFAAEAADIESSFELAEAAMVDSEPAAPIATYETPVAYPAMGRRDTLSADVNEVASEVYSLGQSLRPTGVLSANSAAILHSLGYEIGEVVIPGQKVNPPVAEITPEPVWESTETPAVAPPATEQRPLRFLFSMLRRKQQGLS, encoded by the coding sequence ATGTATGAAGCCAGTTTTGGATTAAAGCGACGTCCTTTTGCGGCGACACCCGATGCATCTTGCTTTTTGTCGGCCGGACCCATTCAAGGAGCCTTGGATGAACTGGTCGTCTGTGTCGAGCAAGGACAAGGAATCGCAGTCCTGACCGCTCCCGCTGGAACTGGTAAAACATTACTGTGCGAGCGGTTGCGATCAGAGCTTGACGAACGCTACGAAACCGTTTTCCTGCGGCATGCCAGTTTCCTGACCCGTCGTGCCCTGTTGCAAACCGTTCTCTGTGAACTGAATCACGCCTATCATCATCCCAGCGAACAAGAACTTCGCCTGGAGCTCTTCCCGGCCATTCGGGCCTTACAGCCCAAGCGTGAAGCTCTCGTCCTGATTTGCGATGAAGCGCATCAGTTGACCGACAGTCTGCTGGAAGAATTACGGATTCTCGCGGATTTCGCCGAGCATGGTCGTCCCCTGGTGCGGTTGGTGCTTGTCGGACAACTGTCGCTGGAAGAAAAATTGGCCCAGCCCAGTATGGAGGCCATCAATCAGCGCATTCGTGCACATGTCAGTGTTTCGCCTTTCGATCATGCCGGTTCATTGGACTACATTGATTACCGCCTGACCTGGGCGGGCGGACGCACCGAAGAAGTCTTCACTCCCGAAGCACTCGATTTGATTGCGCGCGCCAGCGATGGAATTCCCCGTTGCATTAATCAATTGGCCGATCATTCACTGCTGCTCGCCTTCGTCGCCGAACAACATCCCGCCGAGGCGGACCTCGTACGCGAAGCGCTCAACGATCTTCGCCAATTGCCATTGCACTGGAACGAAGTTCCGCAGTCGTTGGGCTCGGCCGATCACGTGGAGCGAATCGACCATTCCAGCGAATTCCAACCCGCCCCCTATTCAATCAGTCGCGAATCGACGGGGTATCTGGCCGATTCGACGTCCAACCCCATGACCTATTCGTACGAACCCGAATTCAACGGTTCGTCGACGTCCGAGACTCACGAGCACGAGACTCCAGTTCCTCGACCGGTTCCAGAAGCTCTGGAGATTCTGGAGAGTCTTGCTGCGCATGAGATCAGTTCGGTCGAAGTGGGCAGTGAAGATTGGCGTCAGACGATAGAGGCCTTCACGCCTCGAACTACCGACATGGACCTGGACGATATGCTGGCGGAACTGGCATCGTCCGAGCCGGACGGCGAAATCGACGAAGAGTTTGAGGCGAAATTGTCACGTCGGCTGCAGTTTCATGATCTACTCCAAGATGCATACGAGGCCGCAGCGGAAGCCAAAATGAAATCGTCTTCCGCTGACATTGATTCGGTTGTCGAGTTCGTCGAAAGCGTGGATCACTCGCCGATTTCGCAATCCGAGCAAACCCGCGAAGTGGCTCATGCCAGTATCGGGCAAACGCCAGCCGCCCCGGTCAACATCGCCCCGCCCACTTCCAGTTTTCAGGAAGAAATGATCGTCGATCGTTACGCTTCGATCGACGCGGGATTCGCACCGCCGCCGGTTTCGTTTCCTGACACACCTTCCTTGGCCGATGTTCGCACAGAACCGGTGTTTTCTAAGGAAGTTTCGCAGTTCGAACGACCCGCGGCCGAACCTGTGAATCAACTGCATCTCGCGGAAGAATCGTCGACGGCCATTACGGGCGCTGAAGAGGTGGATGCTGAACCGCAGTTCGTCGATCACGAGTTCGCGGCTGAGGCTGCGGACATCGAAAGTTCCTTCGAACTTGCAGAAGCAGCCATGGTGGACTCTGAGCCCGCAGCACCGATCGCAACCTATGAAACCCCCGTCGCGTACCCTGCGATGGGACGACGCGATACGCTTTCTGCTGACGTCAACGAAGTGGCGAGCGAAGTCTATTCACTCGGCCAGTCTTTGCGACCGACCGGTGTCCTGAGCGCAAACAGCGCGGCGATTCTCCATTCGCTCGGCTATGAAATCGGCGAAGTGGTGATTCCAGGACAAAAGGTCAATCCCCCCGTTGCCGAGATTACGCCGGAACCAGTCTGGGAATCGACCGAAACCCCCGCCGTGGCCCCACCAGCAACCGAACAAAGGCCGCTGCGGTTTCTGTTCAGTATGCTCCGCCGCAAACAACAGGGGCTTTCCTGA